One window of the Henckelia pumila isolate YLH828 unplaced genomic scaffold, ASM3356847v2 CTG_550, whole genome shotgun sequence genome contains the following:
- the LOC140873426 gene encoding uncharacterized protein — protein MEVVSSDVVCRFAEAAALQTILAARKSLACLLLLMGALLNNIDGLPDLTEKRFPIDDLHRLEKPGPENKDASDTEDDDEDDDEDAEEQDDDDDAGDEDFSAGEEGGDDEEGEPEDEPEANGNGGSGDEDDDDDDGDDDDGDEDEEDEDEEDEEDQPPAKKRK, from the exons ATGGAGGTGGTGAGCTCTGACGTAGTATGCAGATTTGCTGAGGCTGCAGCGCTTCAAACTATCTTGGCTGCTCGAAAGTCCCTTGCTTGCCTTCTTTTGCTG ATGGGAGCTCTGTTGAACAACATTGATGGGCTACCTGACTTGACTGAGAAAAG GTTCCCAATTGACGATCTTCATAGATTGGAAAAGCCCGGACCCGAAAACAAAGATGCATCCGACACAGAGGATGATGACGAAGATGATGATGAGGATGCTGAAGAGCAGGATGACGACGACGATGCTGGTGACGAAGATTTCTCGGCCGGCGAAGAAGGTGGCGATGATGAGGAAGGGGAGCCAGAAGACGAACCGGAAGCCAATGGTAATGGAGGTAGCGGTGacgaggatgatgatgatgatgatggggATGATGATGACGGCGACGAGGATGAGGAAGATGAGGACGAGGAGGATGAGGAGGATCAACCACCGGCTAAGAAGAGGAAGTGA
- the LOC140873423 gene encoding triphosphate tunnel metalloenzyme 3-like, translating into MEIEVKLRLPNKASNEKLLSLLSPFHVITHHQHNTFFDGSASELSSRRAVLRLRFHEQTHLPKCFVCLKAKAIISNGVSRVEEDEEEVDPAIGRACFEDPGKLMEVDSRVLRRVKEEFGVSGFVGLGGFRNVRNVYEWNEVKLEVDETKYEFGDLYEVECESVEPEKVKGMIEEFFKENGIEYSDSVMSKFAIFRAGNLPS; encoded by the exons ATGGAGATTGAAGTTAAGCTCCGATTACCGAATAAAGCCTCTAATGAGAAGCTGCTCTCGTTGCTTTCTCCATTTCATGTCATTACCCATCATCAGCACAATACATTTTTTGACGGCTCGGCTTCTGAGTTGAGCTCACGCCGAGCCGTACTCCGTCTTCGTTTCCACGAGCAAACTCACCTCCCCAAATGCTTCGTTTGCCTCAAGGCCAAAGCAATTATCAGCAATGGCGTGAGCCGTGTTGAGGAAGATGAGGAAGAGGTGGACCCTGCCATTGGGAGAGCTTGCTTTGAGGACCCCGGGAAGCTAATGGAAGTGGATTCCAGGGTTCTGAGGAGAGTAAAAGAAGAATTTGGCGTATCAGGTTTTGTGGGTTTGGGAGGGTTTAGGAATGTGAGGAATGTATATGAGTGGAATGAGGTGAAATTGGAGGTGGATGAGACTAAGTACGAATTTGGGGATTTGTACGAGGTGGAGTGCGAGAGTGTGGAGCCTGAGAAAGTTAAGGGAATGATCGAGGAGTTCTTTAAAGAAAATGGAATTGAATACTCTGATTCAGTTATGTCAAAATTCGCAATTTTCCGGGCTGGAAATTTGCCATCCTA G